A genomic region of Desulfosarcina ovata subsp. ovata contains the following coding sequences:
- a CDS encoding GNAT family N-acetyltransferase, with the protein MHPIKFCLFREIVPVDTFRMDFNNCKHVLRGKGLRLQERPWETAIFKVDVYSLSFEEKPVSQNESDWLEALKRVDAECRGKKSLVSARVSSLNSKAIECLEENGYRLMECYLEFKHDLVDIPAESGMNRIGRFMLSEVPFMEELAATSFRYSRFHMDPRIPIADSDKSRAEWVKNACNGRADEVFVARSSDCLVGFSACMLKDCEDLKMGILDLIAVHPDFRSKRIGWDLTCRFLAFCRENGCRMAKVGTQAHNHPSIRLYERIGFLVKRSFYTFHKHFH; encoded by the coding sequence ATGCACCCTATCAAATTCTGCTTGTTTCGAGAGATAGTTCCGGTGGACACGTTTCGCATGGATTTTAATAACTGTAAGCATGTGCTTCGGGGAAAAGGGCTTCGACTTCAGGAAAGGCCATGGGAAACGGCTATTTTCAAGGTTGATGTCTATTCTCTTAGTTTCGAAGAAAAACCTGTGTCGCAGAACGAAAGCGATTGGCTCGAAGCATTGAAGCGGGTTGATGCCGAGTGCCGTGGGAAAAAGAGTCTTGTTTCGGCGCGGGTTTCCAGTCTGAATTCAAAAGCAATTGAATGTCTTGAGGAAAACGGATACAGGTTGATGGAGTGTTACCTGGAGTTCAAACATGATCTGGTGGATATCCCCGCTGAAAGTGGTATGAACCGGATAGGGCGCTTCATGCTAAGCGAGGTTCCCTTTATGGAAGAACTTGCAGCAACATCCTTTCGTTACAGCCGCTTCCATATGGACCCACGAATTCCGATAGCGGATTCGGACAAATCCCGCGCCGAATGGGTAAAGAACGCCTGCAACGGCAGAGCGGACGAAGTGTTTGTTGCACGTTCATCCGATTGTTTGGTGGGGTTCTCGGCCTGCATGCTGAAAGACTGTGAGGATCTGAAAATGGGTATCCTCGATTTGATCGCCGTTCATCCGGATTTCAGGTCAAAGAGGATCGGATGGGATTTGACCTGCCGATTCTTGGCCTTTTGCCGGGAGAACGGCTGCCGGATGGCCAAGGTTGGTACCCAGGCCCACAATCACCCGTCGATCCGGTTGTACGAACGGATCGGTTTTTTGGTGAAACGATCATTCTATACCTTTCACAAACATTTCCACTGA
- a CDS encoding NAD-dependent epimerase/dehydratase family protein yields the protein MKYALITGGLGFIGSFIARKLLEEDIVDTVVCLDHYGKYVNPTRPEYTDYRKLRVLGIQDRIVVERGEAKYYSVLSRILNRYRPLYIIHLAALPLAKLDNLNAEEAREGTVESTANMLEVIGQMDGYRPERFVYTSSSMVYGDFISESATEEHPTRPREIYGTMKLAGEIVTQGLGRYYGIPYTIIRPSAVYGPTDMNRRVSQIFIEKAFKGEKIQVNGADEKLDFTYVKDVAEGFVRAAIHPKAVGETFNITYGEAQRLLDFVMCLKNHFGSLQYEITERDNFRPRRGTLSIKKARSLIGFSPRYGLPEGVKEYVEFIRENHPLFNKSI from the coding sequence TTGAAATATGCGCTTATCACTGGGGGCTTGGGGTTTATCGGATCCTTTATCGCAAGAAAACTTCTGGAAGAAGATATAGTGGATACGGTTGTGTGCCTGGATCATTACGGAAAATACGTGAATCCGACGCGTCCAGAATACACGGATTACCGAAAGCTTCGTGTCCTTGGGATTCAAGACCGGATTGTTGTAGAACGGGGAGAGGCGAAGTACTACAGCGTTCTGAGCCGTATTCTCAACCGTTATCGCCCGCTTTATATCATTCATCTGGCGGCACTTCCATTGGCCAAACTCGACAATCTGAACGCCGAGGAGGCAAGGGAAGGAACTGTCGAATCCACGGCGAATATGCTGGAAGTGATCGGGCAAATGGACGGGTATCGGCCAGAACGGTTTGTATATACCTCTTCCAGTATGGTTTACGGCGATTTTATCAGCGAATCGGCGACGGAGGAACACCCGACCCGACCCAGAGAAATCTACGGCACCATGAAGCTCGCAGGAGAAATTGTCACTCAGGGTCTGGGTCGTTATTACGGGATCCCCTATACTATCATAAGGCCTTCTGCCGTATACGGGCCAACGGATATGAACCGGAGGGTGAGTCAGATATTCATCGAAAAAGCTTTCAAGGGGGAAAAGATCCAGGTGAACGGTGCTGATGAGAAACTGGATTTTACCTATGTCAAAGATGTGGCCGAAGGGTTTGTACGGGCGGCTATTCATCCGAAGGCCGTCGGCGAGACATTCAATATTACCTATGGCGAGGCGCAGAGACTGCTGGATTTCGTGATGTGTTTGAAGAACCATTTCGGAAGCCTCCAGTATGAAATAACAGAACGGGACAACTTTAGACCCCGTAGGGGCACACTTTCCATTAAAAAGGCCAGATCGCTGATCGGTTTTTCCCCCAGATACGGATTGCCGGAAGGGGTGAAGGAATACGTTGAATTCATCCGGGAAAACCACCCGTTGTTTAATAAGTCCATTTGA
- a CDS encoding DegT/DnrJ/EryC1/StrS family aminotransferase, with protein sequence MVIDHKNIPLALPFMGKEEVDAVTEVILSGRLAHGHYNQKFEKAIAEMVGTRFAVGMNSCASALEIALAVHNIRGEVVVPAFTFTASANAVVNAGATPVFCDVDEETRNVTASHIESRLTTRTEAVMVVHYGGQPCAMRDIVRLCQKHRLLLIEDSAETLGATWEGKQAGGFGIGCFSFFPTKNMTTGEGGMLTMNDATAAERARAMIAHGMPSKSGLKASESPAWHRSAVIPGRNYRMSHIAAAIGYQQFLKLPEMNRRRIKLAEYYNKSLRSIDQGIKSPAVLKNATHVYQMYTVQVSPHRRDSLVELLRENSIEASVHFIPPVHLQDYYRERFPDTPALPNTEILSKSLVTLPMYPGLSFEDIDYITAIINKNWKSDVS encoded by the coding sequence GTGGTTATCGATCATAAAAATATACCGCTGGCGCTTCCCTTTATGGGGAAGGAAGAAGTCGATGCGGTAACCGAAGTGATCCTGTCGGGTCGGCTGGCCCATGGCCATTATAATCAGAAGTTTGAAAAAGCGATTGCAGAAATGGTGGGAACACGGTTCGCTGTTGGGATGAATTCATGTGCATCGGCTCTTGAAATCGCGCTGGCCGTACACAATATCCGGGGGGAGGTGGTGGTACCGGCCTTTACCTTCACTGCTTCTGCCAATGCGGTCGTCAACGCCGGTGCAACTCCGGTCTTTTGCGACGTGGATGAAGAGACACGGAACGTGACAGCGAGTCATATTGAATCCCGCCTGACAACTCGGACCGAGGCGGTGATGGTAGTCCATTACGGCGGACAGCCGTGCGCCATGAGGGATATTGTCCGATTGTGCCAAAAACATCGGCTCTTGTTGATAGAAGATAGCGCCGAGACTTTAGGGGCTACTTGGGAGGGAAAACAGGCTGGCGGTTTTGGTATCGGATGTTTTTCCTTTTTCCCCACCAAGAATATGACCACAGGTGAGGGCGGAATGCTGACCATGAACGATGCGACCGCTGCAGAGCGTGCGCGCGCCATGATTGCTCACGGCATGCCGTCGAAGTCAGGCCTTAAAGCATCGGAATCGCCGGCGTGGCATCGTTCTGCCGTCATTCCAGGACGAAACTACAGAATGTCGCATATCGCCGCTGCTATCGGATATCAGCAGTTTTTAAAACTTCCGGAAATGAACCGACGAAGGATCAAACTCGCCGAATATTACAACAAATCTCTTCGGAGTATAGATCAAGGAATCAAATCCCCGGCAGTTCTGAAGAATGCTACCCATGTGTATCAAATGTACACGGTGCAGGTTTCTCCACATCGACGTGATTCGCTGGTCGAACTGTTGCGGGAAAACAGCATCGAAGCAAGTGTTCACTTCATACCCCCCGTTCACTTGCAAGACTATTACAGGGAGCGATTTCCGGATACTCCCGCACTTCCGAACACTGAAATACTTTCTAAAAGCCTTGTGACGTTGCCTATGTATCCCGGACTTTCATTCGAAGACATCGATTATATAACGGCGATCATTAACAAAAATTGGAAAAGTGATGTATCCTGA
- a CDS encoding cytidylyltransferase domain-containing protein, which yields MKTFETLAIIPARGGSKGLPRKNILDLGGKPLIAWSIEAALSCPNITRVMVSTDDQEIADVSKAYGADVPFLRPPKLATDSTLLDHVLEHTLRTLEDVENYSPDILVEMYPTSPFRSQEMVRHVIEKVEKGYRRALTVRPIVVNRIGLLQMDADGRVCAHAPMNRPTGRTSTFYRFYGLVMAFNRHASFCRHPVYLYKVDSPLHLIDIDTPEDLRLARRLLEKMPQEAAK from the coding sequence ATGAAGACCTTTGAAACCCTTGCTATCATCCCTGCACGGGGAGGCTCAAAGGGATTGCCAAGAAAAAATATTCTTGATCTTGGCGGAAAGCCTCTTATCGCCTGGTCCATTGAAGCGGCGCTTTCCTGCCCCAACATTACCCGGGTAATGGTTTCTACCGATGATCAGGAAATAGCTGATGTTTCGAAAGCCTACGGGGCGGATGTGCCGTTTCTACGGCCGCCTAAACTGGCCACAGATTCGACATTGCTGGATCATGTATTGGAACATACGCTTCGGACTCTTGAGGACGTAGAAAACTACTCACCGGATATTTTGGTTGAGATGTATCCCACGAGCCCTTTTCGTTCCCAAGAGATGGTGCGTCATGTTATTGAGAAGGTTGAAAAAGGGTATCGCAGGGCTTTAACAGTGCGGCCTATTGTTGTTAACCGCATCGGGTTGTTGCAGATGGATGCCGATGGAAGGGTTTGCGCTCATGCACCGATGAATCGCCCGACTGGCCGAACATCAACGTTTTACCGTTTTTACGGCCTCGTCATGGCCTTCAACCGCCATGCCTCTTTTTGCCGTCATCCTGTCTATTTGTATAAGGTGGACAGTCCATTGCACCTTATAGACATCGACACTCCCGAAGACTTACGGCTCGCTCGCCGGCTGTTGGAAAAAATGCCGCAGGAGGCAGCGAAATGA
- a CDS encoding glycosyltransferase family 4 protein encodes MLSQSHSSGFNFSGQNPSGLQLRKQSTEKGSIKVKMRLASSHAPVRTIFASHTANTGYGAENLLIGLVTHLHASGLVDPIVVIPEEGGPMEDKLRQEGVTVLRSPLRWWIGNPDQLRDYPFGRSERVEKLALLMCECGAEVVVSNTSVIRDAADAARQVGLPHLWYIHEILSRYTALRTPLSLSDVWTQMAELSNAMVCVSKAVQMDICQFAPHVAETCRLEVIHTGIRFKDRGDPIEARTDLTIITGFSTENVIVCFVGVLNEHKGVMTLVDCARHVIHDASEIRFAVIGGDGGAETAFRRSIKEYNLENKFAILGHRDDVQHLMQGADIVVVLSRSEAFPLVVQEAMHLGLPIVAMASGGVEELIEDGKTGYLFPIGDTRAMSECLVSLANDPKRRQLMGERGMRRIRSSFSEERYVDLFAQCVVSIAADTFHKAECP; translated from the coding sequence GTGCTTTCACAATCTCATTCTTCCGGATTTAATTTTTCGGGCCAGAACCCGTCCGGCCTGCAATTGAGAAAACAATCGACTGAAAAAGGTTCAATAAAAGTAAAAATGCGCTTAGCTTCCTCACATGCGCCCGTCCGGACGATTTTTGCCTCCCATACTGCCAATACGGGCTATGGGGCTGAAAATCTGCTCATCGGTCTTGTGACCCACCTTCATGCTTCTGGCCTGGTTGATCCGATCGTGGTAATCCCGGAAGAAGGCGGTCCCATGGAAGACAAACTGCGTCAGGAAGGCGTGACGGTCCTTCGGTCACCATTGCGGTGGTGGATCGGTAACCCAGACCAACTTAGGGACTATCCGTTCGGACGGAGCGAACGGGTTGAGAAATTAGCGCTTCTGATGTGCGAATGTGGAGCCGAAGTTGTTGTGAGCAACACAAGTGTTATTCGCGATGCAGCGGATGCCGCACGGCAGGTCGGCCTACCTCACCTGTGGTATATCCACGAAATCCTGAGCAGATACACGGCGCTACGTACTCCGTTGTCCCTGTCGGATGTTTGGACTCAGATGGCGGAATTATCCAATGCCATGGTTTGTGTTTCCAAGGCGGTACAAATGGATATCTGCCAGTTTGCTCCGCATGTTGCTGAAACATGTAGACTTGAGGTCATTCACACGGGAATTCGCTTTAAAGATAGGGGGGATCCGATTGAAGCGCGAACCGACCTTACCATTATCACAGGTTTTAGCACTGAGAATGTCATTGTATGCTTTGTCGGAGTTCTGAATGAGCACAAAGGCGTCATGACACTTGTGGATTGCGCTCGCCATGTCATCCACGATGCATCTGAGATCCGTTTCGCTGTGATTGGAGGGGATGGAGGGGCTGAAACTGCCTTTCGCCGTTCAATTAAGGAATATAATTTGGAAAACAAATTCGCCATCCTTGGCCATCGAGACGATGTACAACATCTTATGCAAGGAGCTGATATTGTAGTTGTACTATCCAGGTCAGAAGCTTTCCCGTTGGTTGTACAGGAGGCAATGCATCTTGGGCTTCCAATTGTAGCGATGGCAAGCGGAGGTGTGGAGGAACTGATAGAGGATGGCAAAACCGGTTATCTGTTCCCGATTGGTGATACCCGAGCCATGAGTGAATGTCTGGTCTCGTTGGCTAATGATCCTAAAAGGCGGCAGCTGATGGGCGAACGCGGTATGAGGAGGATCCGGTCCAGTTTCAGTGAGGAAAGATATGTTGACTTGTTTGCCCAATGCGTCGTGTCTATTGCCGCTGATACTTTTCACAAAGCGGAGTGTCCATGA
- a CDS encoding glycosyltransferase: MVDLERFGLYDHDVVFDETPDEANRLANEADILHLHNYLDYDSHQFAPIDFGELLKAGKRIVRHYHSTPDWIAEQMGISEEKLLACTLPSLVIAQYPERFFARSHVVPNMVPHSDPLYSPIPDQETEFDLFFSPTKSVGAFERRWDTKAAPEVTRLIHRVAERTGCTFKIMSGRPLDEVLRAKQRARIVIDDLVTGSYHLTGLEGLAQGKPVLSFLDERCQYLLRYFSGSEHCPFVNVRLEDAETVLLYLLENPDACETIGQAGYRWLLSFWNEEKLIRYFERAYEELTENPHSIRRQPALYVEEKDRCFHNLILPDLIFRARTRPACN; this comes from the coding sequence TTGGTGGACCTGGAGCGGTTTGGACTCTATGACCATGACGTGGTATTTGATGAAACGCCGGATGAAGCTAATCGTTTGGCAAATGAAGCAGATATCCTTCATTTGCATAATTATCTCGACTACGACTCGCATCAGTTTGCTCCTATTGATTTTGGAGAATTGCTTAAAGCCGGCAAACGGATTGTCCGACATTATCATTCGACCCCAGATTGGATTGCTGAGCAGATGGGCATTTCCGAGGAAAAACTACTCGCATGCACACTGCCGTCCCTGGTGATCGCTCAATATCCGGAGCGGTTTTTCGCCAGATCCCATGTGGTGCCCAATATGGTGCCGCACTCCGATCCGTTGTATTCCCCCATTCCAGATCAGGAAACCGAATTCGACCTTTTTTTCAGTCCGACAAAAAGCGTCGGGGCTTTCGAGCGCAGATGGGATACCAAAGCGGCACCGGAAGTGACCAGGCTTATCCACCGGGTAGCAGAGCGTACCGGATGCACCTTCAAGATCATGTCGGGGCGGCCTTTAGACGAGGTCTTGAGAGCCAAGCAGCGGGCCCGGATTGTTATCGATGATTTGGTCACCGGGAGCTATCACCTGACCGGACTGGAAGGCCTGGCCCAGGGGAAACCTGTACTGAGTTTTCTCGATGAACGGTGTCAATATCTGCTTCGATATTTTTCCGGATCTGAGCATTGTCCATTTGTGAACGTACGTTTGGAGGATGCCGAAACGGTTCTCTTGTATTTGCTTGAGAACCCGGACGCGTGCGAAACAATCGGTCAGGCCGGTTACCGATGGCTTCTCTCCTTTTGGAATGAAGAGAAGCTGATCCGATATTTCGAGCGTGCTTATGAAGAGCTGACAGAAAACCCTCATTCTATCCGGCGACAGCCGGCGCTTTATGTGGAAGAAAAAGACCGGTGCTTTCACAATCTCATTCTTCCGGATTTAATTTTTCGGGCCAGAACCCGTCCGGCCTGCAATTGA
- a CDS encoding radical SAM protein, whose amino-acid sequence MTKVDYPKQLTVMVTSRCNLRCKLCFQSEYRSDLNPSILDKMRHVYFHLDWFHPIGGEPLLYDLKKLYDLPFSDRCKFKIITNGTLITPEQAVNIVRNVDRLIVSVDGGTEDAYREMRGFSLEKVLRGIERVQSCKTETGNLTPHIEINFLLTKSTVDTLPTLAAWAASNGVDCINTFYPVYNNPAIKSSEEICKEEAKVSILKAKRHMKIIEPERRGGDECRRPWNTCFVDVNGNVSLCCFGSPSLGNLNEKSFDDCWFGPLATKIRETVNTEKEIRQCKKCPVR is encoded by the coding sequence ATGACAAAGGTTGATTATCCGAAACAACTCACCGTTATGGTTACCAGCCGGTGTAATCTTCGATGTAAACTTTGCTTTCAATCGGAATATCGATCGGATTTAAATCCGTCTATCCTGGATAAAATGCGCCATGTATATTTCCATCTCGACTGGTTTCATCCCATCGGTGGTGAACCACTTCTGTATGATCTGAAGAAGTTATACGATTTGCCTTTCAGTGACCGATGCAAATTCAAAATTATTACAAACGGCACGCTGATTACTCCTGAACAAGCGGTAAATATTGTGAGAAACGTAGACCGGCTTATTGTGAGCGTTGACGGTGGAACAGAAGATGCTTACAGAGAGATGAGGGGCTTTTCGCTGGAGAAAGTGTTGAGAGGGATCGAACGGGTTCAATCCTGCAAAACTGAAACAGGCAATTTGACTCCACACATAGAAATCAATTTTTTGCTGACAAAATCTACTGTTGATACGTTGCCAACACTTGCCGCCTGGGCGGCTTCGAATGGTGTTGATTGTATCAATACATTCTATCCCGTGTATAATAACCCGGCCATTAAAAGCTCTGAAGAAATATGCAAAGAAGAGGCAAAAGTCTCTATTTTAAAAGCAAAGAGGCATATGAAAATAATTGAACCGGAAAGAAGGGGCGGAGATGAATGCAGACGGCCTTGGAATACATGTTTTGTGGATGTGAATGGAAACGTTTCCCTATGCTGTTTCGGAAGTCCATCTCTTGGCAATCTGAATGAGAAGAGTTTCGATGACTGCTGGTTCGGTCCGTTGGCAACCAAAATAAGGGAAACGGTAAATACGGAAAAAGAAATACGGCAATGTAAAAAATGCCCTGTTAGATAA
- a CDS encoding N-acetylneuraminate synthase family protein: MIRTIMPETNYIKIGSRIIGNDQPTFIVAEIGINHNGDLDIARQLIDIAVSAGCDAVKFQKRSPDVCVPPQQKCLQRETPWGVMSYIDYRHRVEFGRVEYGEIDRYCKKKKIPWLASCWDIESIDFMDAYSLPAYKVASACLTDEALLYYLKKKNKPVVLSTGMSSMSQIRRAVGFFEEEKLLILHTTSSYQFNPGEINLRVIDAFRREFRCPIGYSGHEIGFAVTLAAVALGAVIIERHITLDRSMWGSDHSISLDPPQLRQMVRDIRIIEKAMGDGVKQIYESERRASAKLRNCKAV, encoded by the coding sequence ATGATCCGGACGATTATGCCTGAAACAAATTACATAAAAATAGGAAGCCGAATCATCGGTAATGATCAGCCCACTTTCATTGTTGCTGAGATCGGGATTAATCATAATGGTGACTTGGATATTGCAAGGCAACTGATCGATATTGCCGTGTCTGCAGGTTGCGATGCGGTAAAGTTTCAAAAACGATCACCGGATGTTTGTGTTCCACCGCAGCAAAAATGCCTGCAACGTGAGACACCATGGGGTGTGATGAGCTACATCGACTATCGGCACCGGGTTGAATTCGGCCGAGTGGAATATGGTGAGATTGATCGATACTGCAAAAAAAAGAAAATCCCATGGCTCGCTTCCTGTTGGGATATTGAATCTATTGATTTCATGGATGCATATTCTTTGCCTGCCTATAAGGTCGCCTCGGCCTGCCTGACCGATGAGGCTTTGCTTTATTACTTGAAAAAGAAAAACAAACCGGTTGTGCTTTCAACCGGAATGTCATCGATGTCACAAATCAGACGTGCTGTCGGTTTTTTCGAAGAAGAAAAACTACTCATTTTGCATACTACCAGCAGTTATCAGTTTAATCCGGGAGAGATTAATCTGCGTGTGATCGATGCCTTTAGGCGAGAGTTCAGATGTCCCATCGGCTACTCCGGCCATGAAATTGGTTTCGCCGTTACACTGGCAGCCGTTGCCTTGGGCGCTGTTATTATTGAGCGCCATATTACGCTGGATCGATCCATGTGGGGCAGCGACCACTCGATTTCCCTGGATCCGCCACAGTTAAGGCAGATGGTCAGAGACATTCGTATCATTGAAAAGGCCATGGGTGATGGTGTCAAACAGATTTACGAGAGTGAACGTAGGGCTTCGGCTAAGCTCAGGAACTGTAAGGCCGTCTAA
- a CDS encoding winged helix-turn-helix transcriptional regulator has protein sequence MISPFDSRFLSPTKLFRRLSVMLAINGSPNKSQHAIARQTHLSSSMVNNYIKRLHEERLIRVEGTTNRNQTYHLTDAGHKSLREAFLAYSAEIVRLYGAVKTEISEILMGFFMEGVRSVVLFGVAETAEVVYAAIKQTPLVVDAVVDSDEKKQGKLFNGLVIQAPDTLQWMHPDAVVITSFGKQEEIYTSVKTLVPSKVKIKRLSEHPVVLEA, from the coding sequence ATGATCTCCCCATTTGATTCACGGTTCCTATCTCCAACAAAACTGTTTAGGCGTTTATCGGTAATGTTGGCAATCAATGGATCCCCAAATAAGAGTCAACACGCGATAGCCCGGCAGACACACCTGAGCAGTTCCATGGTGAACAATTATATCAAACGCCTGCATGAGGAACGGTTGATCCGCGTTGAAGGAACCACCAACCGGAATCAGACCTATCATCTGACGGATGCAGGGCACAAGTCACTTAGAGAAGCTTTTTTGGCCTACTCAGCCGAAATTGTAAGACTTTATGGTGCGGTAAAGACTGAGATATCTGAAATTTTAATGGGATTTTTCATGGAAGGGGTCCGTTCAGTCGTGCTTTTCGGCGTTGCGGAAACAGCAGAGGTGGTTTATGCGGCCATAAAGCAGACGCCCCTGGTGGTTGATGCGGTTGTCGACAGTGACGAAAAAAAACAAGGCAAACTATTCAATGGGTTGGTTATTCAGGCCCCTGATACCCTGCAGTGGATGCATCCGGATGCAGTGGTAATTACCTCTTTCGGAAAGCAGGAAGAGATCTATACTTCCGTTAAGACGCTTGTTCCAAGTAAAGTCAAAATCAAACGATTATCTGAGCATCCCGTGGTTTTGGAGGCATGA
- a CDS encoding tetratricopeptide repeat protein: protein MSPKEQKTSGLNTMFKTAVKMHNDGDLDGAGKLYQLILEAFPEHANTLHLMGLVCREKGALGEARSLIQRAIGLENNVPVFYVSLGETLQSEGKTQEAMNCYQKALELAPNMIEALCSLGNLLRERGDCRQAVICYQKAIRINPQVPQLFNNLGLAYQQQDECDAAEACFKKAISMAPELIEALNNLGNLYRDASFFELALNQYQRALTLAPHNTSVNYNIGLVYQSQQREERSAHYFRKAVEYHPPIADAYHNLGQFHQDQNRPMEAIRYYEKAIMLDPHHFDAQLNRSLSLLSLGRFKEGWDAYEWRFKRDIWKRVYPHCLKGRRWDGRAFSGKTLLVHSEQGFGDTIWFARYLKQVKSLGGKVIFEVRSELFDLMKSVDGVDSLVSMSFESPPDIEYDWYIPLMSLARVFETTLETIPVTVPYLYASDDKRRDWVDRAKGPELKVGLVWAAKSTNANNRSCPAERLLPLCNLKDVRLFGLQKGDDAVQADHLPTGFINLGPDFQSFADTAAVIDCLDLVISVDTSVAHLAGAMGKPVWVILPYAADWKWMMEQHDSPWYPTMRLFRQQTPDNWESIVKIVVTELKRLTDR, encoded by the coding sequence GTGAGTCCGAAAGAACAAAAAACCAGTGGCCTGAATACCATGTTTAAAACGGCCGTCAAGATGCACAATGATGGCGACCTGGATGGGGCTGGAAAGCTGTATCAGCTGATTTTGGAGGCCTTCCCCGAGCATGCCAATACACTTCATCTCATGGGGCTTGTTTGTCGTGAGAAGGGAGCGTTGGGAGAAGCGAGGTCGCTGATCCAGCGAGCGATCGGGTTAGAAAACAATGTCCCGGTATTTTATGTGAGCTTGGGGGAAACGTTACAGTCCGAAGGAAAAACTCAGGAAGCAATGAACTGTTATCAAAAGGCCCTTGAGCTTGCACCCAATATGATTGAAGCACTTTGCAGTCTGGGTAACTTGCTGCGCGAACGGGGAGACTGTCGTCAAGCCGTCATTTGTTATCAAAAAGCCATCCGTATCAACCCGCAAGTTCCCCAGTTGTTCAATAATTTAGGTTTGGCATACCAACAACAGGATGAATGTGATGCCGCCGAAGCCTGCTTTAAAAAAGCCATTTCGATGGCACCCGAACTGATAGAGGCACTTAACAACTTGGGCAATCTCTATCGGGATGCGTCCTTTTTCGAGCTTGCGCTCAATCAATATCAACGTGCGTTAACCCTCGCGCCGCATAATACAAGTGTAAACTACAATATTGGCCTTGTTTATCAATCCCAGCAAAGAGAAGAAAGATCCGCCCACTATTTTCGCAAGGCGGTCGAGTACCATCCACCCATTGCCGACGCCTACCATAATCTGGGACAATTCCATCAGGATCAAAATCGTCCCATGGAAGCTATTCGTTATTATGAAAAGGCGATCATGTTGGATCCTCACCATTTTGATGCCCAGCTCAACCGGTCACTTTCATTGTTATCGCTCGGCAGGTTTAAAGAGGGATGGGACGCATACGAGTGGCGCTTTAAGAGGGATATCTGGAAGCGGGTCTACCCTCACTGTTTGAAAGGCCGTCGATGGGATGGACGAGCATTTTCCGGGAAAACACTTCTCGTTCACAGCGAACAGGGGTTTGGTGATACCATCTGGTTCGCAAGGTATCTGAAGCAAGTCAAGTCGCTGGGAGGAAAAGTAATCTTTGAGGTCAGATCCGAACTTTTCGATTTGATGAAGTCGGTTGACGGCGTGGATTCGTTGGTGAGCATGTCGTTCGAATCACCTCCAGATATCGAGTATGACTGGTATATTCCACTGATGAGTTTGGCTAGGGTGTTTGAGACCACCCTTGAAACCATTCCCGTAACCGTGCCCTATTTGTACGCGTCTGATGATAAACGAAGAGACTGGGTGGATCGAGCAAAAGGGCCTGAGCTAAAAGTAGGTCTGGTTTGGGCTGCCAAATCAACCAATGCGAACAATCGATCCTGTCCGGCGGAGAGGCTGCTGCCACTTTGCAACCTTAAGGACGTGCGACTTTTCGGGTTGCAGAAAGGCGACGATGCCGTTCAGGCGGATCATTTGCCGACAGGCTTTATTAACCTGGGACCGGATTTTCAATCTTTTGCTGATACCGCCGCTGTTATCGATTGCCTTGATCTTGTCATCAGCGTCGATACGTCGGTAGCCCACCTTGCGGGCGCCATGGGAAAGCCGGTTTGGGTGATTTTGCCATACGCCGCGGATTGGAAATGGATGATGGAACAACACGATTCTCCCTGGTATCCGACGATGCGACTTTTCCGGCAACAGACTCCGGACAATTGGGAATCTATAGTAAAAATAGTCGTTACTGAGTTAAAAAGATTGACGGACAGGTAA